The following DNA comes from Mycolicibacterium aromaticivorans JS19b1 = JCM 16368.
GTGCGGCACCTCGGACATGAAATCCGGTGACGCGGTGTTCCTGCATCTGGCCGCCACAATCGCCGAGCCTGCTCACGACATCACCCTGATCTTCTACGACTGCGAAGAGATCGAAGCCTCCGCCAACGGACTGAACCGCATCCAGCGCGAGCTTCCGGACTGGCTGACCGCAGACGTCGCGATCTTGGGCGAACCCTCCGGCGGCTACATCGAGGCCGGCTGTCAGGGCACCCTGCGGGTGGTGATCTCGGCTACCGGAACGCGGGCGCACTCGGCGCGATCCTGGTTGGGCGACAACGCTATTCACAAGCTCGGCCCGGTGCTCGACCGGCTGTCCGGTTACCAGGCCCGCATGGTCGACATCGACGGTTGTACATACCGCGAAGGACTGTCGGCGGTGAAGATCGACGGGGGTGTGGCAGGCAACGTCATCCCCGACGCCGCGCAGCTGACCGTGAACTTCCGGTTCGCCCCGGACCGCTCACCCGACCAGGCACTGGCCCACGTGCGCGAGGTGTTCGACGGTCTCGACGTACACCTGGAACAGACCGATGCGGCCGCCGGAGCGCTGCCCGGACTCAGTCATCCCGCCGCGGCGGCGCTGGTGGCGGCGGCCGACGGGATGGTGCGTGCCAAGTTCGGCTGGACCGACGTCGCCCGGTTCGCCGCGCTGGGCATCCCCGCCGTGAATTACGGACCGGGTGACCCGAATCTGGCGCACAAACGCGACGAACGGGTGGCGCTGGCCCAGATCACCGCCGTCACCGAGACGTTGCGGCGCTATCTCACCGGGTGAACGCGCAGTCCACCGTCTCCGCCAGCTTCGAGATCGCCCCGGCGGCCTGCGCATCGCCGAGTCGCGCCGCCTCGTTCCACGCCCACACCGCGACCCCCAGCTGACCACTGCGCTCCGCGCCGCGGGCCGCCTCGCGTGCCGCGTCGATAGCGGCGTGGGTGCCGTCGCCGACCGTCGCCAGCCGCCACGCCCGCGCCACTCCCAACTCGGGGGCGAACAACGCGGACTTGGTGCCATGCCGGGCGTCGGCCCGGCTCAGCGCCTTCGCCGAATCGGCGATCTCGCCCAGCTGGGCCAGCGCGGTGGTCAGATACATCAGCGACAGCGGTCCCCACGAGTAGCCGGTGCGCTCCAGCGTGGCCGCAGCCGGGTCGAGCAGTCGCGCCGCGCCGGCGGGATCGCCCTGCGCGATCAAGACCTGCGCCAGCAACACCTCACCGATCGAGCGGCCCGGCTGGGCCAGCTCGGCGAAGTCGGTGAACTCGCCGGCAGCCG
Coding sequences within:
- the dapE gene encoding succinyl-diaminopimelate desuccinylase; this translates as MLDLHADPIALTAALVDIPSVSRDEARIAGEVESALRAQTSGYEIIRNGDAVLARTNFGLPSRVVLAGHLDTVPIAENVPSRFDADHLYGCGTSDMKSGDAVFLHLAATIAEPAHDITLIFYDCEEIEASANGLNRIQRELPDWLTADVAILGEPSGGYIEAGCQGTLRVVISATGTRAHSARSWLGDNAIHKLGPVLDRLSGYQARMVDIDGCTYREGLSAVKIDGGVAGNVIPDAAQLTVNFRFAPDRSPDQALAHVREVFDGLDVHLEQTDAAAGALPGLSHPAAAALVAAADGMVRAKFGWTDVARFAALGIPAVNYGPGDPNLAHKRDERVALAQITAVTETLRRYLTG